A stretch of Sulfurimonas autotrophica DSM 16294 DNA encodes these proteins:
- a CDS encoding FAD-dependent thymidylate synthase, which yields MEDMYGIKYSKPEVVLLQETGIGVAETAARTCYDSFCNSENEVVQEIENILPDTQMCESLNNIEESQLLDDLAWTYFHHSILEHANLSYLIRSTSRGVLQEHARHRIQAISVRSTRYTMSSLINAFVASKHGEDKEFFINKVLEFDMFVTADEAYNRLEIGGMYEKLDFQSKKVENFHDIAVAKSSLHLIKELQGKSQELYNALQAGKKKRNVGDAFKHIITDNVKVDMVVTFNLRSLKNYLTLRDSGAAYFQIRWLAQEMMKVTPQKYLDLIIKKK from the coding sequence ATGGAAGATATGTATGGCATAAAGTATTCAAAGCCGGAAGTTGTTCTGCTTCAAGAGACTGGTATTGGAGTGGCTGAAACGGCTGCGCGCACATGTTATGACAGCTTTTGCAACAGTGAGAATGAAGTTGTTCAAGAGATTGAAAATATACTGCCTGATACGCAAATGTGCGAGTCTCTTAACAATATAGAAGAATCGCAGCTGCTTGATGATTTGGCATGGACTTACTTTCACCATTCTATTTTGGAACATGCAAATCTTAGTTATCTTATTCGCTCAACAAGCAGAGGTGTTTTACAAGAGCATGCAAGACACCGTATACAGGCCATTAGCGTAAGAAGCACTCGCTATACTATGAGCTCTCTTATTAATGCTTTTGTAGCATCAAAACATGGCGAAGATAAAGAGTTTTTTATAAATAAAGTTTTGGAATTTGATATGTTTGTAACTGCAGATGAAGCGTATAACAGACTTGAAATCGGGGGAATGTATGAGAAGCTTGATTTTCAGTCAAAAAAAGTAGAAAATTTCCATGATATTGCCGTAGCTAAAAGTTCACTTCATTTGATTAAAGAACTTCAAGGCAAATCTCAAGAACTCTATAATGCTTTGCAGGCAGGAAAAAAGAAAAGAAACGTAGGCGATGCTTTTAAGCACATTATTACAGACAATGTCAAAGTAGATATGGTGGTGACATTTAACCTCAGAAGTTTGAAAAACTATCTTACATTACGTGACAGCGGTGCCGCATATTTTCAAATACGCTGGCTTGCTCAGGAGATGATGAAAGTTACTCCTCAGAAATACCTTGATTTAATTATCAAGAAAAAATAG
- a CDS encoding PhnA domain-containing protein, giving the protein MARSEVCELCGSSEDVSLLELPVSDSSEDQSVYVCATCKNQIENDELDETHFNCLNDAMWSEVPAVKVMSYILWNKLGRTDMTDMMYLEEEEQKLADAAINAYANKVVFRDANGVELKAGDSIVILKDLDVKGAGFTAKRGTTVTRIALPNDIDDHVEGRVNGTKIYLKTEFIKKA; this is encoded by the coding sequence ATGGCTAGAAGTGAAGTATGTGAATTATGTGGAAGCAGTGAAGATGTGAGTCTTTTAGAACTGCCTGTGAGTGACTCAAGTGAAGATCAAAGCGTTTATGTTTGTGCTACATGTAAAAATCAAATAGAAAATGATGAGCTTGATGAAACGCACTTCAACTGCCTGAATGACGCAATGTGGAGTGAAGTGCCGGCTGTGAAAGTAATGTCATATATTTTATGGAATAAGCTGGGTCGTACAGATATGACAGATATGATGTATCTTGAAGAGGAAGAACAAAAACTTGCAGATGCTGCTATAAATGCATATGCAAACAAAGTAGTCTTTCGTGATGCAAACGGTGTTGAACTCAAAGCCGGCGACAGTATTGTAATACTCAAAGATTTAGATGTAAAGGGTGCGGGATTCACTGCAAAACGCGGTACTACTGTAACTCGTATTGCGCTTCCTAATGATATAGATGACCATGTTGAGGGTCGTGTCAACGGAACAAAGATTTATTTAAAAACTGAATTTATTAAAAAAGCCTAA
- a CDS encoding deoxyguanosinetriphosphate triphosphohydrolase family protein: MKPYERFYKIEKDFRNPYARDRDRIIHSGSFRKLEYKTQVFLNHEGDFFRTRLTHSIEVSQIARSITSQLELNESLAEAIALAHDLGHTPFGHVGGDTLDECLKADGFSNGFEHNFQSFRVVTKLEKRYKGFNGLNLTFATLEGILKHSYPYKKLFLPRIIDEQFDLSRHPTYEAMVVDRADEIAYMSHDIDDGVNSGIITFEDLRASELACEILEKVAAEGVTDENDEMFRYRFSSHLINHLVYSLLEYSKQKVAHREEMPIGFEKELETQIKKLKKILFVKMYQHKNIVRKMYAGKQAIKGLYKGLMEQDKMLPQFYYKQLHVRNKHRVIADYIASMSDRYAVNFHNEMYANI; the protein is encoded by the coding sequence ATGAAACCATACGAGCGATTTTATAAAATAGAGAAGGATTTTCGCAATCCTTATGCTCGTGATCGAGATAGAATTATTCACTCCGGTTCATTCAGAAAACTGGAGTATAAGACACAGGTTTTTTTAAATCACGAGGGTGATTTTTTTCGCACTCGTTTGACACACTCTATAGAAGTCTCTCAAATTGCCCGCTCTATTACTTCTCAATTAGAACTGAATGAATCATTGGCCGAAGCCATAGCACTTGCGCATGATTTGGGTCATACGCCTTTTGGCCATGTCGGTGGTGATACTCTGGATGAATGTTTAAAAGCTGACGGATTTTCTAACGGTTTTGAGCATAATTTTCAATCGTTTAGAGTTGTTACAAAACTTGAAAAAAGGTATAAAGGTTTTAACGGGCTCAATCTTACTTTTGCAACACTCGAAGGTATATTAAAACACTCCTATCCATACAAAAAGCTCTTTCTCCCACGTATAATAGATGAACAGTTTGATTTAAGCAGACATCCTACTTATGAAGCTATGGTTGTGGATCGTGCTGATGAAATAGCATATATGAGTCATGATATTGATGATGGAGTTAATTCCGGAATTATTACATTTGAAGATTTAAGAGCGAGTGAATTGGCATGTGAAATATTAGAAAAAGTTGCTGCCGAAGGTGTTACAGATGAGAACGATGAGATGTTTCGCTATAGGTTCAGTTCGCACCTTATCAATCATTTAGTTTATTCATTACTTGAATATTCAAAACAAAAAGTTGCTCATCGCGAAGAGATGCCTATAGGTTTTGAAAAAGAGCTTGAAACTCAAATCAAAAAGTTGAAAAAAATTCTTTTTGTAAAAATGTATCAGCATAAAAATATAGTTAGAAAAATGTATGCCGGAAAACAGGCAATAAAAGGTCTATATAAAGGCTTGATGGAACAAGATAAAATGCTTCCGCAATTTTATTATAAGCAGTTACATGTAAGAAATAAACACCGCGTTATAGCTGACTATATTGCAAGTATGAGCGATAGATACGCAGTGAATTTTCATAATGAAATGTATGCAAATATATAA
- a CDS encoding methyl-accepting chemotaxis protein produces the protein MTSLFLRMRLVHWIGIVLLLINAFVFTDNIISQIVQVIIAIVILVHDIDEKINGVDVAKKIIATLADFKAGDTINIKLAFSKEYREMVELINKFTAKVNEAKQLAATSSKIDKDLEELNQSVLQLEDDFSASANSANNLLKKLNLIEDESKQNLEFSEDVLSSLNNVSEKLDNSVSQMSMLENQVMQTHDGEITVNDDLKSLTQNAEDIKGILNIISDISDKTNLLALNAAIEAARAGEHGRGFAVVADEVRKLAENTQRALTEINASVNVIVQSISDASGSVEVNAKSTLELVEISKELQSSLSEASHEVESAYQKSLADTENSKIIKSEAQNSVNVTSEQIDKMHTTKKFIDTIRKKLLHVDNVTKELVTKISHI, from the coding sequence ATGACTTCACTTTTTCTCCGTATGAGACTTGTTCACTGGATTGGCATTGTACTACTGCTTATAAATGCTTTTGTTTTCACCGATAATATTATCTCTCAAATCGTACAGGTAATTATTGCCATTGTTATTTTGGTACATGATATTGATGAAAAAATAAACGGTGTTGATGTTGCAAAAAAAATCATAGCTACACTGGCTGATTTTAAAGCAGGAGATACAATAAATATTAAATTGGCATTTTCCAAAGAGTACAGAGAAATGGTTGAGCTTATTAATAAATTTACGGCAAAAGTAAATGAAGCAAAACAGTTAGCGGCAACATCCAGTAAAATAGACAAAGATTTAGAAGAACTAAACCAAAGTGTTTTACAATTAGAAGATGATTTTAGCGCATCAGCGAACTCTGCAAACAATCTTCTTAAGAAATTAAACCTTATAGAAGATGAATCCAAACAAAATCTTGAATTTTCAGAAGATGTGTTAAGTAGCCTAAATAATGTTTCAGAAAAATTAGACAATTCAGTTTCACAAATGTCTATGTTGGAAAATCAGGTAATGCAAACGCATGACGGAGAGATAACTGTTAACGACGATCTTAAATCATTAACACAAAATGCCGAAGATATTAAAGGCATTTTAAATATCATATCCGATATATCCGATAAAACAAATCTTTTAGCTTTAAATGCAGCTATTGAAGCAGCCCGTGCCGGTGAACATGGACGCGGTTTTGCAGTCGTGGCGGATGAAGTAAGAAAACTGGCTGAAAATACCCAAAGAGCACTTACGGAAATTAATGCAAGCGTAAATGTAATTGTGCAAAGTATTTCAGATGCAAGCGGCAGCGTAGAAGTAAATGCCAAGTCTACTCTTGAACTTGTAGAAATTTCAAAAGAGTTACAATCAAGTCTAAGTGAAGCAAGTCATGAGGTAGAGAGTGCATACCAAAAAAGTTTAGCAGACACAGAAAATTCAAAAATTATCAAAAGTGAGGCACAAAATTCTGTAAATGTTACATCTGAGCAAATTGATAAAATGCATACTACAAAAAAGTTTATAGATACTATAAGAAAAAAACTTTTACATGTAGATAATGTAACAAAAGAATTAGTTACTAAAATATCACATATATAA
- the rpsU gene encoding 30S ribosomal protein S21 produces the protein MPGIVLRSDDNFDAAYRRFKKQVDRNLIVTEARARRFHETETEKRKKFKIASRKKMLKRLYMMRRYESRL, from the coding sequence ATGCCTGGTATTGTACTACGCTCAGATGATAATTTTGATGCTGCTTACAGACGTTTCAAAAAACAAGTTGACCGTAACTTAATCGTTACAGAAGCTCGTGCTCGCCGTTTCCATGAAACAGAGACTGAAAAACGTAAGAAATTCAAAATTGCTTCTCGTAAAAAAATGCTTAAACGTCTTTATATGATGAGACGTTACGAATCACGCCTGTAA